One window from the genome of Paramisgurnus dabryanus chromosome 20, PD_genome_1.1, whole genome shotgun sequence encodes:
- the wdr32 gene encoding DDB1- and CUL4-associated factor 10, with protein sequence MSSGQPSDNEGPEEPRAVGVRELDDDPLHEEEEDTDEDRALTRPASPQAGRKSAGDSGSSRLELAGTGRVSSDSLFSWISRRTIRTGPYVDPARDHFRIMTRLYSSMSPATDSVNLSTQTHGAVFNLEYSPDGSVLTVACEQTEVLLFDPVSSRHIKTLVEAHEDCVNNIRFLDNRLFATCSDDTTIALWDLRKLNSKVCSLHGHASWVKNIEYDTHTRLLVTSGFDGNVITWDTNRFTEDGCPHKKFFHTRYLMRMRLTPDCSKMLISTSSGYLLILHDLDLTQSLEVGSYRMLRARRAPLGTEGSSAGSRSGGTRHTTDGKAHPHREGLSPRNSLEVLTPEIPGERDRGNCITSLQLHPKGWATLLRCSSNMDDQEWTCVYEFQEGAPPRPPVSPRCSLRLTHYIEEANVGRGYIKELCFSPDGRLICSPYGYGVRLLAFDENCAELADCMPVRTALLREVRSIYSHSDVVLTTKFSPTHCQLASGCLSGRVALYQPHF encoded by the exons ATGAGCTCGGGACAGCCGAGCGACAATGAAGGTCCCGAAGAGCCGCGCGCCGTCGGTGTCCGTGAGCTGGACGACGATCCGCTGCACGAGGAGGAGGAAGACACCGATGAGGACCGGGCTTTAACGAGACCCGCATCACCTCAAGCGGGCCGCAAGAGTGCCGGTGATTCGGGCAGCTCGAGGCTCGAGTTGGCCGGGACGGGAAGGGTCTCGAGCGACTCGCTGTTCTCTTGGATCTCTAGGAGGACTATACGCACGGGGCCGTATGTAGACCCAGCGCGCGATCATTTTCGTATCATGACACGGCTTTATTCGTCCATGAGTCCGGCCACGGATTCGGTCAATCTCAGTACACAGACGCACGGAGCTGTCTTTAACCTGGAGTACTCACCGGACGG GTCGGTTTTGACGGTTGCATGTGAACAGACAGAGGTGCTGCTGTTTGACCCGGTTTCTTCCAGACATATCAAAACGCTGGTGGAGGCTCATGAGGACTGTGTCAACAACATAAG GTTTCTTGACAACCGGCTGTTCGCGACCTGCTCTGATGACACCACTATTGCACTGTGGGATTTGCGAAAACTCAACTCGAAGGTGTGCTCCCTTCATGGCCACGCCAGCTGGGTCAAGAACATAGAgtatgacacacacacacgcctgCTCGTCACATCTGGATTTGATGGAAATGTCATTACCTGGGATACTAATAG GTTCACAGAAGACGGCTGCCCCCACAAAAAGTTTTTCCACACACGCTATCTAATGCGGATGCGTCTGACTCCAGACTGCAGTAAGATGTTGATCTCCACCTCCTCTGGTTACCTGCTCATCTTACACGATCTTGACCTGACCCAGAGCCTTGAGGTCGGCAGCTACCGCATGTTACGGGCCCGCAGAGCTCCACTCGGTACAG AAGGTTCATCAGCAGGTTCCAGGTCAGGAGGTACTCGTCACACCACTGACGGCAAAGCTCATCCGCACAGAGAGG GTTTATCACCGAGGAACAGTCTAGAGGTTTTAACCCCAGAGATCCCAGGTGAGAGGGACCGGGGGAACTGCATCACCTCCTTGCAACTCCATCCTAAGGGCTGGGCCACACTGTTACGTTGCTCCAGCAACATGGATGACCAGGAG TGGACGTGTGTATACGAGTTTCAGGAGGGAGCGCCACCTCGACCCCCTGTGTCTCCTCGCTGCTCTCTGCGTCTCACGCACTACATTGAGGAGGCAAACGTTGGCCGCGGCTACATTAAGGAGCTGTGCTTCAGTCCCGACGGCAGACTCATTTGCTCGCCGTACGGTTACGGTGTACGTCTGCTGGCGTTCGACGAGAACTGCGCGGAGCTGGCAGATTGCATGCCCGTACGGACGGCTCTGCTGCGCGAGGTCCGCTCCATTTACTCTCATAGCGACGTGGTGCTCACCACAAAGTTTTCACCCACTCATTGTCAGCTGGCGTCGGGGTGTCTCAGTGGACGTGTAGCACtgtaccaaccacacttttaa
- the pomk gene encoding protein O-mannose kinase, whose product MVGTISGAGCGLPVVVLCLAALLCANILLYFYLDALYQDTNPPSAHMRCPPQHFKIGTMTTCTPWLQCPEIRAEVRKVKLIGQGAVKRVYLSEWRGQKVALSVLSSQQYKDDFFHGVSMLRSLQSNHVVMLVGTCEEDDMFVTEYHPFGSALTLEDTLAEDRYHWRNSWHTRIQLAIDYVAALAYLHASPVGIRVMCDSNDLHKTLSQFLLASDMHLVANDLDALPEVKRGHRGVKCGHHEITGDFVAPEQLWPHGEHVPFSDELMPDYDEKTDIWKIPDVTHFLLGNVLGSDVIHFHLFHIHAECKKKDPQLRPTALEVLTVYRSVYDSMVESQSQRVRDML is encoded by the exons ATGGTTGGCACCATAAGTGGGGCAGGGTGTGGACTGCCTGTAGTTGTGCTTTGCCTGGCAGCCCTCCTCTGTGCCAACATACTGCTGTATTTCTATCTGGATGCCCTGTATCAGGACACTAATCCTCCATCAGCACATATGCGGTGTCCACCTCAACACTTTAAAATTGGAACTATGACCACGTGTACCCCTTGGCTGCAGTGTCCAGAAATTCGTGCTGAGGTCCGTAAAGTGAAGCTTATTGGACAGGGGGCTGTAAAGAGG GTCTATTTGTCAGAGTGGCGAGGACAGAAAGTTGCTCTTTCTGTTTTGTCATCACAGCAGTATAAAGATGATTTCTTCCATGGAGTGTCAATGCTGCGTTCCTTGCAGAGCAACCACGTTGTAATGCTTGTGGGGACATGTGAGGAAGACGATATGTTTGTTACAGAGTACCATCCTTTTGGCTCAGCACTGACGCTTGAAGACACACTTGCCGAAGACAGATATCATTGGCGAAACTCGTGGCATACTCGAATACAGCTGGCAATAGACTATGTCGCCGCCTTGGCGTACCTCCACGCCAGTCCGGTGGGCATCCGGGTGATGTGTGACTCCAATGACCTGCACAAAACTCTCAGCCAGTTCCTTCTCGCATCTGACATGCATCTGGTGGCCAACGACCTTGATGCACTTCCTGAAGTGAAGAGGGGACATCGAGGGGTAAAGTGTGGCCACCATGAGATAACTGGAGACTTTGTTGCCCCTGAGCAGTTATGGCCCCATGGTGAGCATGTTCCTTTTTCAGATGAGCTCATGCCTGACTACGACGAAAAGACGGACATCTGGAAGATTCCAGACGTGACACATTTTTTATTGGGGAATGTGCTAGGAAGTGATGTCATCCATTTCCATTTGTTTCATATTCACGCAGAGTGCAAGAAGAAGGATCCCCAGTTGCGGCCCACTGCACTTGAGGTCCTTACTGTGTATCGCTCTGTATATGACAGCATGGTAGAGAGTCAATCTCAGAGGGTTAGAGATATGTTGTAG
- the grxcr1b gene encoding glutaredoxin domain-containing cysteine-rich protein 1 isoform X1, whose translation MFNRRMERRASLESREENGGTQRRVRFRVASARSGRVLQEVFSEFDAHEHEDSADTDTSVSSEPERASSPAISEVNSHLSGLEPDDSGGEQDELLMYASATKDKLFTGKRVKIFSKNGTIRGVRDKVSAGQVLFNNLSKMYADSLILNRPKRH comes from the exons ATGTTTAACCGAAGAATGGAGCGCCGCGCATCACTTGAATCACGTGAAGAGAACGGAGGAACACAGAGGAGAGTGAGATTCCGCGTGGCATCAGCTCGCAGCGGTCGCGTGCTACAGGAGGTGTTCAGCGAGTTTGATGCGCACGAGCACGAGGACTCTGCTGATACAGACACAAGTGTGAGCTCAGAACCCGAGCGGGCCAGCTCACCCGCAATCAGCGAGGTAAACAGCCATCTGAGCGGACTCGAACCGGACGACAGCGGTGGCGAGCAGGACGAGCTGCTCATGTACGCCAGTGCTACAAAAGACAAGCTGTTCACCGGTAAACGCGTGAAAATTTTCAGTAAGAACGGAACTATACGGGGCGTCAGAGACAAAGTGAGCGCGGGACAGGTGTTGTTTAACAACctgtccaaaatgtatgcg GACTCCCTTATTTTAAACCGGCCTAAAAGACATTGA
- the LOC135787269 gene encoding protein YIPF5 has product MGDFQNFQQDFYQSGYYTDGQQEEIYGFDSAYFNPEYHNVDGNFPLPDENTTPAPYGQMFQPTAQPEQTEYTDSFDDEPPLLEELGINFDHIWQKTLTVLNPLKPADGSIMNETDLTGPILFCVALGSTLLMAGKAHFGYVYGISALGCVGIYMLLNLMSSCSISCGSVASVLGYCLLPMVVLSTFAVVCSLQGLLGTLLALFVIGWCSLSASKIFTSTLDMAGQQLLVAYPCALLYGVFALLTVF; this is encoded by the exons ATGGGAGACTTTCAAAACTTTCAACAAGACTTCTATCAGTCTGGGTATTATACGGATGGCCAGCAAGAAGAGATATATGGTTTTGATTCAGCCTATTTCAATCCAGAATACCACAATGT TGATGGTAACTTCCCCTTGCCAGATGAAAATACCACTCCAGCACCTTATGGGCAAATGTTTCAGCCTACAGCACAACCTGAGCAAACAGAATATACAGATTCATTTGATGATGAACCACCACTCTTGGAAG AGCTGGGCATTAACTTTGACCATATCTGGCAGAAGACTCTGACTGTGTTAAATCCACTGAAGCCAGCGGATGGCAGTATAATGAACGAGACTGACCTCACTGGCCCTATACTCTTCTGCGTTGCTCTGGGATCCACACTTTTGATG GCGGGGAAAGCACACTTTGGATACGTGTATGGTATTAGTGCTCTGGGATGTGTTGGGATATACATGCTGTTGAACCTGATGAGTAGTTGCAGTATATCATGTGGAAGTGTGGCCAGTGTGCTTGGATATTGCCTGCTGCCTATGGTAGTGCTCTCAACCTTTGCTGTTGTTTGTTCTCTACA AGGACTTTTGGGCACATTGTTGGCCTTGTTTGTGATTGGTTGGTGCAGCTTGTCAGCTTCCAAGATTTTCACTTCCACTCTTGATATGGCTGGGCAGCAGCTACTGGTGGCCTATCCCTGTGCTCTACTGTACGGCGTCTTCGCTCTCCTTACTGTTTTCTGA
- the grxcr1b gene encoding glutaredoxin domain-containing cysteine-rich protein 1 isoform X2, with translation MFNRRMERRASLESREENGGTQRRVRFRVASARSGRVLQEVFSEFDAHEHEDSADTDTSVSSEPERASSPAISEVNSHLSGLEPDDSGGEQDELLMYASATKDKLFTGKRVKIFSKNGTIRGVRDKVSAGQVLFNNLSKMYAVSKRTPLF, from the exons ATGTTTAACCGAAGAATGGAGCGCCGCGCATCACTTGAATCACGTGAAGAGAACGGAGGAACACAGAGGAGAGTGAGATTCCGCGTGGCATCAGCTCGCAGCGGTCGCGTGCTACAGGAGGTGTTCAGCGAGTTTGATGCGCACGAGCACGAGGACTCTGCTGATACAGACACAAGTGTGAGCTCAGAACCCGAGCGGGCCAGCTCACCCGCAATCAGCGAGGTAAACAGCCATCTGAGCGGACTCGAACCGGACGACAGCGGTGGCGAGCAGGACGAGCTGCTCATGTACGCCAGTGCTACAAAAGACAAGCTGTTCACCGGTAAACGCGTGAAAATTTTCAGTAAGAACGGAACTATACGGGGCGTCAGAGACAAAGTGAGCGCGGGACAGGTGTTGTTTAACAACctgtccaaaatgtatgcggTAAGTAAAAG GACTCCCTTATTTTAA